The following nucleotide sequence is from Oncorhynchus clarkii lewisi isolate Uvic-CL-2024 chromosome 6, UVic_Ocla_1.0, whole genome shotgun sequence.
aactgcgacctggccaagataaagcaaagcagtgcgacagaaacaacaacacagatttacatggaataaacaagcatacagtcaataacacaatagaaaaaaagaaagtctatatacagtgtgtgcaaatggcatgaggaggtatggaaataaataggccatagtagcaaagtaatgacaatttagcagattaacactggagtgattgatgagcagatgatggtgtgtaagtagtgatttTGGTGTGCAAAacagcagcaaagtaaataaaaacaatattgtgatgaggaaggtagattgggtgggctatttacagatggactatgtacagctgcagcgatctgttagctgctcagatagctgttgtttaaagttagtgagggaaatgtaagtctccagcttcagcgatttttgcaattcgttccagtcactggcagcagagaactggaaggaaaggtggccaaaggaggtgttggctttggggatgaccagtgagatacagtgccttgcgaaagtattcggcccccttgaactttgcgaccttttgccacatttcaggcttcaaacataaagatataaaactgtatttttttgtgaagaatcaacaacaagtgggacacaatcatgaagtggaacgacatttattggatatttcaaaaaattttaacaaatcaaaaactgaagaattgggcgtgcaaaattattcagcccctttactttcagtgcagcaaactctctccagaagttcagtgaggatctctgaatgatccaatgttgacctaaatgactaatgatgataaatacaatccacctgtgtgtaatcaagtctccgtataaatgcacctgcactgtgatagtctcagaggtccgttaaaagcgcagagagcatcatgaagaacaaggaacacaccaggcaggtccgagatactgttgtgaagaagtttaaagccggatttggatacaaaaagctttaaacatcccaaggagcactgtgcaagcgataatattgaaatggaaggagtatcagaccactgcaaatctaccaagacctggccgtccctctaaactttcagctcatacaaggagaagactgatcagagatgcagccaagaggcccatgatcactggatgaactgcagagatctacagctgaggtgggagactctgtccataggacaacaatcagtcgtatattgcacaaatctggcctttatggaagagtggcaagaagaaagccatttcttaaagatatccataaaaagtgttgtttaaagtttgccacaagccacctgggagacacaccaaacatgtggaagaaggtgctctggtcagatgaaaccaaaattgaactttttggcaacaatgcaaaacgttatgtttggcgtaaaagcaacacagctgaacacaccatccccactgtcaaacatggtggtggcagcatcatggtttgggcctgcttttcttcagcagggacagggaagatggttaaaattgatgggaagatggatggagccaaatacaggaccattctggaagaaaacctgatggagacggcaaaagacctgagactgggacggagatttgtcttccaacaagacaatgatccaaaacataaagcaaaatctacaatggaatggttcaaaaataaacatatccaggtgttagaatggccaagtcaaagtccagacctgaatccaatcgagaatctgtggaaagaactgaaaactgctgttcacaaatgctctccatccaacctcactgagctcgagctgttttgcaaggaggaatgggaaaatatttaagtctctcgatgtgcaaaactgatagagacataccccaagcgacttacagctgtaatcgcagcaaaaggtggcgctacaaagtattaacttaagggggctgaataattttgcacgcccaatttttcagtttttgatttgttaaaaaagtttgaaatatccaataaatgttgttccacttcataattgtgtcccacttgttgttgattcttcacaaaaaaatacagttttatatctttatgtttgaagcctgaaatgtggcaaaaggtcgcaaagttcaagggggccgaatagtgcaaggcactgtatacctgctggaacgtgtgctacgggtgagtgttgttatcgtgaccagtgagctgagataaggtggagctttacctagcatagacttgtagatgacctggagccagtgggtctggcgagtatgaagcgagggccagccgactagagcacacaggtcgcagtggtgggtggtataaggcgcttAGGCCAACAAGTGATATGCAGTATGTTTCAATAAGATTAAACttttagcatttatagcaatggttatcaactgtactgcagggatggaatgtaagtcacagaaaattgaggttgtggtggcggctgcagaggtatttgggtgtgcgagacttgacatcagaataattacagggtgggggtggtgTCCAATCCTTTCAGGTTGTTGGCTTAAATAGATACAAAATAGTGGAGCAGGGTAGTGTTAGAGGGTatggtatttgtttatttattttctcaagcaaagtataagggagttgtgctccagtctagtaggtggcagTAATGCAACGTTTATTGGATGACAACCGCAAGTACACTTCCTGTTTTGAAGGTAAGCTCGCGTTACAGCTtgaagccagctagctaacattaggtagcTCGTTGGGTAATTTAAACGCAAAACCAAATAGCTAGTTACCTATTCTTGGTAGCTAGCTGGCACGTTTTGCCGTCATGTCAATTATtgttctgtcgttctgctccaGGTAACACAAATGATGAACTAACTTTAGCCATGTCTggagctacagtagctagcttgcGTCTGCTGATGCccacagctaacgttagctagccaaatCGTATTTAGCGTTCAATGTTGACTATAGCTTACTAGCCACATACATACCAAATATGAATTTGTGGGTATATTAGCTAGCATGTGGCAATAATTGTTACGTTTGCACTCACAACTTGCAGAATAAAACTAGTTATGCATAATTCTGCACTTTTGTTTTGGGCGTAACGTTATACAAATCCCAGAGACCACCCTTAACGGTCTGAACATTTCAGATAAGCACTATCAATAAAATAACTTATAACAGCCTGTTTAGGTAGTAATTATATTCCATTTGGGTGTAACTTGTCCAGTGTTCTAGCGCAAGCAGCAGAGAGTGGCACATCAGCCAAGAGTATGCCTTACCTCCATGGCTTTCGCAGGATTATATATGAGTATCAGCCCCTGGTGGACGCCGTGCTGTGTGTTGTTGGTCTGGAGGAAGGGACAAGCACTGGAGAGAGGTGAGTGTACATTATGTGATGCTGTGAGTCTGGTTCAGGGATAAGTAACTGCTATAGTAACTTGCACTGACACTCAAGTTCCACAATGTCAATCGATATGGCAATGTGTAAGCTAACCTGAAACCTCTATTGTGTTTTTATCTGTATTTGACCTTGGTCTTCTTATTGGATTTACAGGAGCCGTAGCCCGGAGGATGAGGACAGTCTATGCGGGTCTTTAGTGGAGCTACTGGAGAAGGAGTCCCAGTCAGCTGTGTTTGAGGAGGGGATCAGCTATGCTCTGTTTAAGGTTGCTGAACGGGGACTAGTCTGTGCAGCAGAAGTCCTTCTACGATATGGAGCAGATCTCAACTTTGAGGGTGAGAGGACTGACTTGTCATTCAAATATTAGGAGACTATTTGTCTATTTTATTGACCTAAATATAATTTGATTCCCAGACCCTGTATCTTATTACAACCCACTGCACATTGCTGTACTGAGGAACAGGCCAATTATGGTGAGGTTGCTGGCTAGACATGGAGCTGACATTAACAAGCGAGATCGGGTGAGTACAACAGGTAGCAAGAACTTATAGCTGCAAaacatactactgttctgtcttttctgcAGTACATTTCTTGCTCTGTATACATAATGTGTTGTTATGGCTCTGTAACACAGTGTACTGTATCTTATGCAGATCCATGAAAGTAGCCCCTTGGATCTCGCTAgtgaagaggcagagagactgcCTTGTATGTGCACACTGCTGGACATGGGTGCTGACGTGAATGCAAGAGATAAAAATGGTGAGTTGAGGGCCTCCCGAGTCGCGctgcggtctaaggcagtgctagaggcgtcactacagacctgggttcgatcctgggctgtatcacaaccagggGGACTTTACTCGCTcaagcgactccttgtggcgggccgggcacctgcaggctgacctcggtcgtcagttgaactgtgtttcctctgacacattggtgcagctggcttccgggttaagcaggtaGGTGTTAAGAGGTGCGGTTTGGTGGGTCAtatttcggaggacacatgactcgaccttcgcctcccgagcccgttggggagttgcagcgatgagaccagatcgaaattggggagaaaacaatGGTAATAAAAAATGGTGAGTTGAAATTTTGACCTGTATTTACTGTATATCCTGTATTTCAACACTGCCTTTTTGATCTTGTCCCCAAAGGAAAATCACCCTTGCTACATGCCCTAGCTAGCAGTGATGGACTCACTGTGCATAACACAGAAAACATCCGGCTGCTACTTCAGAGAGGTACTGTGCTATAAAATAACCTTAAAAATGCACTATGCAAGAATCACTCTGCATATTCCTGGTTCTAAAAATTCAAATAGTtcccctaatttcagtttgtgacaaaacaagcaagtatagtgtagcgAATGGtttacaaaactgaaagtaagaCGCAAAAACtgaacttaagaacgggaagcatagaaataccACACACGGatagaacatatctaccgctTCTTACACTTGCTTTCAATTAGAATGACCgtacacatttctatgtgaatttggtcaggtcgcccaaaaggTTACATACTGCCGCTTTAATTTGGAGTAGgcttatgggcagaaagacagaaatgctaaacatcaaatcaaattttattggtcacatacacagttagcTGATGCTAATGCGAGTGTACCGAAATGCTTGTACATCAACAACAGCAGAGCATgtccaaatgtatttatatttaggAAACTTTGTTGTTTGTTCCCCTCCTAAGGTGCAGATGTTCATGCTGCCACACTGGATGGAGAGACGGCTGTATCCTCGCTGGTCTTTCTGGTGAAGGAGGCTCTGGAGGGCTCTGTAGAGGATGCAGCTGAGATCGGCCGCTTCTGTCTGAGGGCCACGCGGCTGCTTCTGGCCCACGGGGCTGACCCCAGCTGCTGCCTTACCCCCGAcggggaggaggatggggaacCCTCCCTGACAGTGACCAGCCTGGAGCACTTTGATCGGCTCTTTCCCCTGGCAGTGCTGCTGCTGCAGAGTGGTGCATCCTTCCACTGCTCTCGCCACGGAGCCTCCTGCTGGACAGGCTACAGGCTGGTATTCCAGAGGCTCCAGACGGCCCTGCTGGACTGTTCTGATGCAGAGCAGGCGGCTGAGCTCCTGGAGCAGGCTGAGGTCCTCCTGGACTTGGCCCGGGTGTCCTCCCCAAGTCTGGCCCTGCCCCTGGACCTGCCTATGCCAGACCAAGACCCCAATGCGCAGACATTGCGGGACCTCCATCGGCGTATGGTGGAGCAGGAGACCGGCCCTCCCCCCCTGCGCTGTCTCTGCAGGGCCTTCATCCGGGATCACCTGCAGCCCTGGCCCCTGGACGACAGGGTGAAGGCTCTGCCTTTACCTGACAGACTGAAGGAGTACCTGCTTCCCGAACACACCCTGAGCCCCAAGCCAGGATGGGACTGCTTCAAGCCCCAGCGTAGCCTACGCTGACTACACATGTTTTTACACTGGTAACTGGGGATGACACATGGAGTAATTGACCTTTATCCTTTTGTAATGATTTGGTGTTAGGACACCAATCTATCAATGTACTCAGAACCTGCCATTGAGGCCTTTGTTTTTTTGTTCAAGTGTGTGTGCCAAATCATACAGACAAAGAATCTGAATATGTTTACTATCACAAGATCAAGATCACTTATACTCAGACATTTCTTAAGAATAAGTTGTGTAACTTCCATACGTTTGCACTGCTGGAAGGGTGCAGATGAGTCTTTTGTTAAATATTAGCAGAAAAGGTTGGACTTTGTCATCTGAATAAACAATCAGGATCAGTTATTCTGCATCTTTTTTTCTGTGTCAGCGATAACAGTTGAAGTATAGTGATGGGCCACAAGATGGCAGTGTTGTTCTTTGTAGCAGGTAGTTGCTGAAAAAGAGGTCAAATTACAATTTATATTATATTCAAGTATTCTTAACACAATCAGAAATCTCCTATTAATACTTCAAACACATTTTTATATCTGATACACATTTCATGTATTTTCTTTGAATTCATGAGTCATTGAATCTTATCAACCTTCTCTACGTGTTTTCCCATGATTGTGCTTAGATTGTTTCCTTATTTATTTTAATAGCAATGACACAGattaaatgtaaaacatttttgacAACACATTACGGTATAGCAGTGTATGATGACTATGGGAGTTGGTAGTGGAGTTGGTGTTGCTACGGAGTCAGAAGGTTGAGCTGAACGGCAGCCTGGTTCTATTTAGAGCCTCAGGGCAGATCAGCCTGGAACAGAAGGTaatctttttttcactaattggtcttttgaccaatcagatcagctctaaaaaagatctgatgtgattagtcagaagaccaattagtggaaaaaatatcagatttgggctgcctgtgtaaacacagcctaagaaacactgccctttcccacctggacaaaaggaacacctatgtgagaatgctgttcattgactacagctcagcgttcaacaccatagtgcccccgaagctcatcactaagctaaggaccctgagactaaacatctccctctgcaactggatcctggacttcctgacggtctacccctaggtggtaagggtaggcaacaaagCGTCCGCCATGCTGATTCTCAACCctggggtccctcaggggtgtgtacttggtctcctcctgtattcccttttcacccacgactgcgtggccaaacacgactctgacaccattaagtttgctgacgacacaacagtggtaggcctgatcaccgacaacgatgagacagcctatagggaggaggtccgaGACCTGCCAGTGTGGTGCcacgacaacaacctctccctcaacgtcagcaagacaaaggagctgatcgtggactacaggaaacggtgtcagaggaaagcccataaaattgtcagagactccagtcactcaagtcatagactgttttctctgctaccgcacggcaagtggtaccggagcgccaagtataggaccaaaaggctccttaacagtttctacccccaagccataagactactgaacaattaatcaaatggccactatttacattgacccccccatttgttttgaacACTGCTACTACTTGCTGTTTTATctatgtacaaatgacctcaactaactgtacccccgcacacagactcggtaccggtaccacctatatatagcctcgttattgttattttgtgttactcTTTATCATTTTGTAcgttagtttatttggtaaatattttcttaactcttcttgaactgctctgttggttaagggcttgtaagtaaacatttcacggtaaggtctacacttgttgtatttg
It contains:
- the LOC139410864 gene encoding ankyrin repeat and SOCS box protein 6, encoding MSIIVLSFCSSVLAQAAESGTSAKSMPYLHGFRRIIYEYQPLVDAVLCVVGLEEGTSTGERSRSPEDEDSLCGSLVELLEKESQSAVFEEGISYALFKVAERGLVCAAEVLLRYGADLNFEDPVSYYNPLHIAVLRNRPIMVRLLARHGADINKRDRIHESSPLDLASEEAERLPCMCTLLDMGADVNARDKNGKSPLLHALASSDGLTVHNTENIRLLLQRGADVHAATLDGETAVSSLVFLVKEALEGSVEDAAEIGRFCLRATRLLLAHGADPSCCLTPDGEEDGEPSLTVTSLEHFDRLFPLAVLLLQSGASFHCSRHGASCWTGYRLVFQRLQTALLDCSDAEQAAELLEQAEVLLDLARVSSPSLALPLDLPMPDQDPNAQTLRDLHRRMVEQETGPPPLRCLCRAFIRDHLQPWPLDDRVKALPLPDRLKEYLLPEHTLSPKPGWDCFKPQRSLR